A genomic region of Pseudomonas frederiksbergensis contains the following coding sequences:
- a CDS encoding COG3014 family protein, with amino-acid sequence MASRALTSIALSAITLLAGCSAFRSYDTELQQTNQQLASGNVDAALTLLEKNNTGENKDLLYYFEKGELLRAKGDLTGSQTAWRSADQVVGTWEESVKLDTDKYLTQFGSFLVNDKVRRYEGYDYEKVMLTTQMALNLLAVNDFDGARTEIKKTHEREAVIAELRDKEYLKREDEAEKQGVKTQYKDLQGYPVASLDAPEVVGLKNSYQSAFSHYLAGFVYEALGEKDLAAPGYRKAAELRPNTPLLEQALLNLDKPAGKSEESDILIVVQSGLAPSRDSIRIPLPLPISNNVVITPLSFPVIKPDTSTVTYAQIGVDGQQQNLTQLNSTTAMSRRALRDDMPGIILRTTVRAVTRAVAQKKINETNPLAGLAVGITSAVMEGADTRTWRTLPDNTQVVRLRLAKGEHQLSLPNALGGSRITVKVDQRYQVISLRTVGNQVFASGVAAHVIPSATPQVVASIKQP; translated from the coding sequence ATGGCATCCCGCGCCCTCACCTCGATCGCGCTCAGCGCAATCACTTTGCTTGCCGGTTGTTCGGCCTTTCGCAGCTACGACACAGAACTGCAACAAACCAACCAACAGTTGGCCAGCGGTAATGTCGACGCTGCACTGACCCTGCTGGAAAAGAACAACACAGGTGAAAACAAAGACCTGCTCTATTACTTCGAAAAAGGTGAACTGCTGCGCGCCAAGGGCGACCTGACCGGCAGCCAGACCGCCTGGAGAAGCGCGGACCAGGTCGTCGGTACCTGGGAAGAGTCGGTCAAGCTGGACACCGACAAGTACCTGACCCAGTTCGGCAGCTTTCTGGTCAATGACAAGGTCCGCCGCTACGAAGGGTATGACTACGAAAAAGTCATGCTGACCACGCAAATGGCCTTGAACCTGCTGGCAGTGAACGATTTCGACGGTGCCCGTACCGAAATCAAGAAGACCCACGAACGTGAAGCAGTGATCGCCGAGCTGCGGGACAAGGAATACCTCAAGCGCGAGGACGAGGCCGAGAAGCAAGGCGTCAAGACCCAGTACAAGGATCTGCAAGGTTACCCGGTGGCGAGTCTCGACGCGCCTGAAGTGGTCGGTTTGAAGAACAGCTATCAGAGTGCGTTCAGTCATTACCTGGCCGGTTTCGTCTACGAAGCCCTGGGTGAAAAAGACCTGGCCGCGCCGGGCTATCGCAAAGCCGCCGAACTGCGCCCCAACACTCCATTGCTCGAACAAGCACTGCTGAACCTGGACAAGCCAGCCGGCAAAAGCGAAGAAAGCGACATTCTTATCGTCGTGCAAAGCGGCCTGGCGCCGAGCCGTGACTCCATTCGCATTCCCTTGCCATTGCCGATCAGCAACAACGTGGTGATCACCCCACTGTCGTTCCCGGTGATCAAGCCTGACACCTCGACCGTGACGTATGCGCAGATCGGTGTCGACGGCCAGCAACAGAACCTGACCCAGCTCAACAGCACCACTGCCATGTCCCGCCGCGCCCTGCGTGACGATATGCCCGGGATCATCCTGCGCACCACCGTACGGGCCGTGACTCGCGCCGTGGCGCAAAAGAAGATCAACGAGACCAACCCTCTGGCCGGTCTGGCCGTAGGCATTACGTCGGCGGTGATGGAAGGGGCGGATACCCGCACCTGGCGCACCCTGCCCGACAACACTCAGGTTGTGCGCCTGCGCCTGGCCAAAGGCGAGCACCAACTGAGCCTGCCGAACGCTCTGGGCGGTTCGCGAATCACGGTCAAGGTCGATCAGCGCTACCAGGTGATCAGCCTGCGTACGGTGGGCAATCAGGTGTTCGCCAGTGGCGTCGCCGCCCACGTGATCCCAAGTGCTACCCCGCAAGTCGTGGCCA
- a CDS encoding FTR1 family protein, with protein sequence MTAPSRFLAWLVFPLFALCSFNLLADTVEGAPQALHLLDYIGADYPATVEAGQVIDDGEYREQLEFLGVLQGLIVALPAKPERAELEQGVSNLRNAVTQRQDGTEVARQARQLGAKLAVAYEVSQAPIITPDPTRGAPLYAQYCSVCHGDAGAGDGPAGVGLTPPPANLRDAARLDRLSLYAIYSTLGQGIEGTDMPAFADQLDERQRWDLATYIAAFSADPAAAKSEKNFNLADLARQTPAEVLTAEGPQAAATFRAQRAQPPQVKRGPAQLLDYTAATLDKSLAAYRAGEREQAYDLSVAAYLEGFELVESSLDNVNTVVRKDTEKSLMAYRQSLQDGLPIEQVEQRLAFAKAKLKESADLLGSDGLSWSLSYISGLLILLREGLEAILVLAAVLAFLRNTGQQSAIRSVNIGWGLALVAGLATWALAAYVIDVSGAQRELLEGCTALFASVMVLWLGVWMHDRRHAAAWQDYIKSSLVSGGGRFGFAALAFFSVYRELFEVVLFYETLWLQAGPAGHNAVLAGGATALVLLIGLAWVILRGSAKLPLALFFGINAGLLCALSVVFAGHGVKALQEAGIFGTRPVPFFDFDWLGIHADAYSLGAQAVAILAIVVLYSRSRMAEKRRVRVS encoded by the coding sequence ATGACTGCCCCGTCCCGTTTTCTGGCCTGGCTGGTCTTCCCTTTGTTTGCCCTGTGCAGTTTCAACCTGCTGGCCGACACGGTGGAAGGCGCTCCACAAGCACTGCATTTACTCGATTACATTGGTGCCGATTATCCGGCAACCGTGGAGGCGGGCCAGGTCATCGATGACGGCGAATACCGCGAACAGCTGGAGTTTCTTGGCGTGTTGCAGGGGCTGATCGTTGCGCTGCCAGCCAAACCCGAGCGTGCGGAGCTTGAGCAGGGCGTGAGCAATCTGCGTAACGCGGTGACCCAGCGTCAGGACGGTACGGAGGTGGCCCGACAGGCGCGGCAACTGGGCGCGAAGCTGGCGGTGGCCTATGAAGTCAGTCAGGCGCCAATCATTACCCCGGACCCCACGCGGGGTGCGCCGTTGTACGCGCAGTACTGCTCGGTGTGCCATGGCGACGCCGGCGCCGGTGATGGTCCTGCAGGTGTCGGCCTGACGCCGCCACCCGCCAACCTGCGCGATGCCGCGCGGCTAGACCGCTTGAGCCTGTACGCGATCTACAGCACGCTGGGGCAGGGCATCGAAGGCACGGACATGCCGGCCTTCGCCGATCAACTCGATGAGCGTCAGCGCTGGGATCTGGCGACCTATATCGCCGCGTTCAGCGCCGATCCGGCCGCGGCGAAAAGCGAAAAGAACTTCAACCTCGCCGACCTGGCCCGGCAGACCCCGGCGGAAGTGCTGACAGCCGAAGGTCCTCAGGCAGCCGCTACTTTTCGCGCCCAGCGCGCCCAGCCACCGCAGGTCAAACGCGGTCCGGCGCAGTTGCTCGATTACACCGCCGCGACCCTCGACAAGAGCCTGGCCGCGTACCGTGCCGGCGAACGCGAGCAGGCTTATGACCTCTCGGTAGCGGCGTACCTGGAGGGCTTTGAACTGGTCGAAAGCTCGCTGGACAACGTCAACACGGTGGTGCGCAAAGACACTGAGAAATCCCTGATGGCTTACCGTCAGTCGTTGCAGGACGGGCTGCCGATCGAGCAAGTCGAGCAACGTCTGGCGTTTGCCAAGGCCAAGTTGAAAGAGTCCGCGGACCTGCTGGGCAGCGATGGCCTGAGTTGGTCGCTGAGCTATATCTCTGGTCTGCTGATTTTGCTGCGTGAAGGGCTGGAAGCGATTCTGGTGCTGGCTGCAGTGCTGGCGTTCTTGCGCAACACTGGCCAGCAGTCGGCGATTCGCAGCGTCAACATCGGTTGGGGTTTGGCGCTGGTAGCGGGGTTGGCGACCTGGGCGTTGGCGGCGTATGTGATCGATGTCAGCGGTGCCCAGCGCGAGCTGCTTGAAGGCTGCACCGCACTGTTTGCCAGTGTCATGGTGCTCTGGCTCGGGGTGTGGATGCACGACCGTCGTCACGCGGCGGCCTGGCAGGATTACATCAAGAGCAGCCTGGTCAGCGGCGGCGGGCGTTTCGGTTTTGCGGCACTGGCGTTTTTCTCGGTCTACCGGGAGCTGTTCGAAGTGGTGCTGTTTTACGAGACCTTGTGGCTGCAAGCAGGCCCGGCCGGGCATAACGCGGTACTGGCGGGTGGCGCCACGGCGCTGGTGCTGCTGATCGGTCTGGCCTGGGTAATCCTGCGCGGCTCGGCGAAACTGCCGCTGGCGCTGTTCTTCGGGATCAACGCCGGTTTGCTTTGCGCGTTGTCGGTGGTGTTCGCCGGGCATGGCGTCAAGGCCTTGCAGGAAGCCGGGATCTTCGGCACTCGTCCGGTGCCATTCTTTGACTTCGACTGGCTGGGGATTCACGCTGATGCCTATTCGCTGGGTGCGCAGGCGGTGGCGATTCTGGCGATTGTCGTGCTCTACAGCCGTAGTCGGATGGCGGAGAAGCGGCGGGTTCGGGTTTCCTGA
- a CDS encoding YaiI/YqxD family protein: MRVWIDADACPRAAKDLVVKFALKRQFEVVMVAGQPQIKPGLALVKLIVVPSGPDAADDYLVEHALPGELVICSDVPLADRLVKKGVAALDPRGKEFDAQNMGDRLAVRNLFTDLREQGQMGGGPAPFGEREKQAFANALDRILTRLARKP, from the coding sequence ATGCGTGTCTGGATCGATGCCGACGCCTGCCCTCGGGCAGCCAAGGATCTGGTGGTGAAGTTCGCCCTCAAGCGCCAATTCGAAGTGGTGATGGTGGCGGGGCAGCCGCAGATCAAGCCGGGCCTGGCCCTGGTGAAGTTGATCGTGGTGCCGAGCGGACCGGATGCGGCCGATGATTACCTGGTGGAGCATGCGCTGCCGGGTGAGCTCGTGATTTGCAGCGATGTACCGCTGGCCGACCGTTTGGTGAAGAAAGGCGTCGCGGCGCTGGATCCGCGGGGGAAGGAGTTCGATGCGCAGAACATGGGTGATCGGTTGGCGGTGCGTAACCTGTTCACCGACCTGCGCGAGCAGGGCCAGATGGGCGGCGGGCCAGCGCCGTTTGGTGAACGGGAGAAGCAGGCGTTCGCCAATGCGCTGGACCGGATTCTGACCCGGTTGGCCCGAAAACCCTGA
- the elbB gene encoding isoprenoid biosynthesis glyoxalase ElbB, translating to MSKKVAVILSGCGVYDGAEIHESVITLLRLDQCGAQVQCFAPDIAQLHVINHLTGEKMPESRNVLVESARIARGQVKDLREANAEDFDALIVPGGFGAAKNLSNFAIEGAGCVIQAEVLALAEAFAEAGKPVGLICISPALAAKIYGPGVTCTVGNDADTAAAMTRMGATHVDCAVSDIIEDKARKLVSTPAYMLAQSISEAASGINKLVDRVLELTHENDA from the coding sequence ATGAGCAAAAAAGTGGCAGTGATACTTTCCGGCTGTGGCGTGTATGACGGCGCCGAGATCCATGAAAGCGTGATTACCCTGCTGCGCCTCGACCAATGCGGTGCACAGGTCCAGTGCTTCGCCCCTGATATCGCGCAACTGCATGTGATCAACCACCTGACGGGCGAAAAAATGCCCGAGTCGCGCAACGTGCTGGTGGAGTCGGCGCGCATCGCCCGCGGGCAAGTGAAGGACCTGCGTGAGGCCAACGCCGAAGACTTCGACGCGTTGATCGTGCCCGGCGGCTTTGGTGCCGCCAAGAACCTGTCCAACTTCGCCATCGAAGGCGCCGGTTGCGTCATTCAGGCTGAAGTCCTGGCGCTGGCCGAAGCCTTTGCCGAAGCCGGTAAACCGGTTGGCCTGATCTGCATCTCGCCGGCGCTGGCGGCGAAGATCTATGGCCCGGGCGTGACCTGCACTGTCGGTAACGACGCCGACACCGCTGCCGCCATGACCCGAATGGGTGCGACGCATGTCGATTGCGCCGTCAGCGATATCATTGAAGACAAGGCACGCAAACTGGTGAGCACCCCGGCTTATATGCTTGCACAGTCGATCAGCGAAGCCGCCTCGGGCATCAATAAATTAGTGGATCGGGTTTTAGAGCTGACCCATGAGAATGATGCGTAA
- a CDS encoding sterol desaturase family protein, with product MDFILYAVPFFFVLIAVELLADRWRGVSHYRLADAINSLSTGVLSTTTGLLTKGVGLVTYAFALKHLALFELSAESVWVWVFAFVFYDFCYYWLHRMGHERNILWAAHSVHHQSEDYNLSTALRQTSTGFLLSWIFYLPMAVLGVPLLVFVSVAALNLLYQFWVHTKHIPKLGWFEWFFVTPSNHRAHHAQNALYMDRNYGGVFIIWDRLFGSFQEEDDNEPVIFGVTTPLASWNPLWANVQFYAQLWADARRAERLWDKLRIWFMRTGWRPADVAAKYPMNKPDLSQFRKFEVPLDGRQQVYIALQFCLYIALGSYLMNVAQSLSTAALVLGWGAVALGLFVLGVALENRPQALKLELLRLVLNLPLVWLAPLVGLWPASAVGWVGLLSYSLLSGIGLYCCRNRITRLAS from the coding sequence ATGGACTTCATTCTGTATGCGGTGCCGTTTTTCTTTGTGTTGATTGCCGTCGAGCTGCTGGCGGACCGCTGGCGCGGGGTGAGTCATTATCGTCTGGCCGACGCGATCAACAGCCTCAGCACCGGTGTGTTGTCGACCACTACCGGCCTGTTGACCAAAGGTGTGGGGCTGGTGACATACGCGTTCGCGCTGAAGCATCTGGCGTTGTTCGAGCTGTCGGCCGAGAGCGTTTGGGTCTGGGTGTTCGCCTTTGTCTTCTACGACTTCTGCTACTACTGGCTGCACCGTATGGGCCATGAGCGCAACATCCTCTGGGCGGCGCATTCGGTGCACCATCAAAGCGAGGACTACAACCTTTCCACGGCGTTGCGTCAGACCAGCACCGGTTTCCTGCTGAGCTGGATTTTCTACCTGCCGATGGCGGTGCTCGGGGTGCCGCTGCTGGTGTTTGTCAGCGTCGCGGCGCTGAACCTGCTGTATCAATTCTGGGTTCACACCAAACACATTCCCAAGCTCGGCTGGTTCGAATGGTTCTTCGTCACGCCGTCCAACCATCGGGCTCACCACGCGCAGAACGCGCTCTACATGGATCGCAACTACGGTGGGGTGTTCATTATCTGGGATCGGCTGTTTGGTTCGTTCCAGGAAGAGGACGACAACGAACCGGTGATTTTTGGCGTGACCACGCCACTGGCGAGCTGGAACCCGTTGTGGGCGAACGTGCAGTTCTATGCACAGCTATGGGCGGATGCGCGACGCGCCGAGCGCTTGTGGGACAAGCTGCGAATCTGGTTCATGCGCACCGGCTGGCGCCCAGCAGACGTGGCGGCGAAGTACCCGATGAACAAGCCGGACCTGAGTCAGTTCCGCAAATTCGAGGTGCCGCTGGACGGACGACAGCAGGTGTATATCGCGCTGCAGTTTTGCCTGTACATCGCATTGGGCAGCTACCTGATGAACGTTGCGCAAAGTTTGTCGACCGCGGCCCTGGTGTTGGGCTGGGGGGCGGTGGCGCTGGGTTTGTTTGTGCTGGGCGTGGCCCTGGAGAATCGCCCGCAGGCGTTGAAGCTGGAGTTGTTGCGGCTGGTACTGAACCTGCCGCTGGTGTGGCTGGCGCCGCTGGTCGGGCTGTGGCCGGCCAGCGCGGTGGGCTGGGTCGGCCTGCTCAGTTACAGCCTGCTCAGCGGCATCGGCCTCTACTGTTGCAGAAACCGCATCACTCGACTGGCGTCGTAG
- a CDS encoding DedA family protein yields MLQQFLHDFGYFALFLGTFFEGETILVLAGFLAFRGYMDINLVVVVAFFGSYAGDQLWYFLGRKHGRKLLARKPRWQLMGDRALEHIRKHPDIWVLSFRFVYGLRTVMPVAIGLSGYPPGRYLVLNGIGAAIWATALAAAAYHFGAVLEGLLGSVKKYELWVLGALLVLGLCLWLRRRFKNARLAKQIYQDEQLLQAEKTKTSEPTTPVE; encoded by the coding sequence ATGCTCCAACAATTTCTGCATGACTTCGGCTACTTTGCCCTTTTCCTCGGCACGTTCTTCGAAGGCGAAACCATTCTGGTACTCGCAGGCTTCCTCGCGTTCCGTGGATACATGGACATCAACCTGGTGGTGGTCGTGGCATTCTTCGGCAGCTATGCCGGCGATCAGCTGTGGTACTTCCTGGGGCGCAAGCACGGCCGCAAACTGCTGGCGCGCAAACCACGCTGGCAACTGATGGGTGATCGGGCGCTGGAGCATATCCGCAAGCACCCGGACATCTGGGTCCTGAGCTTTCGCTTCGTCTATGGCCTGCGCACGGTGATGCCCGTGGCCATCGGCCTGTCGGGCTATCCTCCGGGACGCTACCTGGTGCTCAACGGCATCGGCGCGGCGATCTGGGCCACGGCCCTGGCGGCGGCGGCCTACCACTTCGGTGCGGTGCTCGAAGGCCTGCTCGGCAGCGTCAAGAAGTACGAGCTGTGGGTACTCGGCGCCCTGTTGGTGCTGGGTTTGTGCCTATGGCTGCGTCGGCGCTTCAAGAATGCGCGCCTCGCCAAGCAGATCTACCAGGACGAACAACTGCTGCAGGCCGAAAAGACCAAGACCAGCGAGCCTACGACGCCAGTCGAGTGA
- the hemB gene encoding porphobilinogen synthase: MSFTPANRLFPATRLRRNRRDEFSRRLVRENILTTHDLILPVFVLDGENRREAVASMPGVERLTIDLLLEEAAQWVELGIPAVALFPVTPAELKSLDAAQAWNPEGIAQRATRALRARFPELGVITDVALDPFTTHGQDGILDEEGYVQNDITVDALVKQALSHAAAGAQVVAPSDMMDGRIQAIREALELAGHVNVRIMAYSAKYASAYYGPFRDAVGSALNLGKANKASYQMDPANGNEALHEVAADLSEGADMVMVKPGMPYLDILYRVKEEFKVPTFVYQVSGEYAMHMAAIQNGWLSEGVILESLTAFKRAGADGILTYFAVRAAQLLREQQ; this comes from the coding sequence GTGAGCTTTACCCCCGCCAACCGTTTGTTTCCTGCAACCCGCCTGCGTCGCAATCGTCGTGATGAATTTTCGCGCCGTCTGGTCCGTGAAAACATCCTGACCACCCATGACCTGATTCTTCCGGTATTTGTGCTGGACGGTGAAAACCGTCGCGAAGCGGTCGCCTCGATGCCAGGCGTCGAACGTCTGACCATCGACCTGTTGCTCGAAGAAGCGGCCCAGTGGGTCGAGCTGGGCATTCCAGCCGTGGCGCTGTTCCCGGTGACCCCGGCTGAACTCAAATCCCTTGATGCCGCGCAAGCGTGGAACCCGGAGGGTATTGCCCAACGCGCCACTCGCGCCCTGCGTGCACGCTTCCCGGAGTTGGGGGTGATTACGGACGTAGCGCTGGACCCGTTCACCACCCACGGCCAGGACGGTATTCTGGATGAAGAAGGCTATGTGCAGAACGACATCACCGTCGATGCGCTGGTCAAACAGGCGTTGTCCCATGCCGCTGCCGGTGCGCAGGTGGTGGCTCCGTCGGACATGATGGACGGCCGCATTCAGGCGATCCGTGAAGCGCTGGAGCTGGCCGGTCACGTCAACGTGCGGATCATGGCTTACTCGGCCAAGTACGCCAGCGCCTATTACGGCCCGTTCCGCGATGCGGTCGGTTCGGCGCTGAACCTCGGCAAGGCGAACAAGGCGTCCTATCAAATGGACCCGGCCAACGGCAACGAAGCCCTGCACGAAGTGGCGGCAGACTTGTCAGAAGGTGCGGACATGGTCATGGTCAAGCCAGGTATGCCGTACCTGGACATCCTTTACCGGGTCAAAGAAGAATTTAAAGTGCCGACCTTTGTCTATCAGGTCAGCGGTGAATACGCGATGCACATGGCAGCGATCCAGAATGGCTGGTTGAGCGAAGGGGTTATTCTTGAATCCCTGACCGCTTTTAAACGTGCTGGCGCTGATGGCATCCTGACTTACTTTGCCGTACGTGCTGCTCAATTGTTACGAGAGCAACAATAG